One segment of Ricinus communis isolate WT05 ecotype wild-type chromosome 8, ASM1957865v1, whole genome shotgun sequence DNA contains the following:
- the LOC8283677 gene encoding chemocyanin, whose amino-acid sequence MIKLAMREIKILEGCRSFLFVGVLITGLFFSCVRSEVYTVGDDEGWISDSNYDSWSRKYNFSVGDVLVFKYVKGQHNVYEVMEGTYRSCDVSRGVIEKYESGKDEVRLTQQKKYWFICNVAGHCLGGMRFNIDVKASTSVPVPVPDTNSTSSPPTEQPPPPHSPAFSISFDRWTFLLYLLAFLNLFNL is encoded by the exons ATGATCAAATTAGCTATGCGAGAGATCAAGATTTTGGAGGGTTGTCGAAGCTTTCTCTTTGTTGGTGTTTTGATCACTGGATTGTTCTTCAGTTGTGTGAGATCTGAAGTTTATACAGTTGGTGATGATGAAGGGTGGATTTCGGATTCGAACTACGATTCATGGTCACGAAAATACAATTTTAGCGTTGGTGATGTTCTTG TGTTCAAGTATGTGAAGGGGCAACATAATGTATATGAAGTAATGGAGGGAACATATCGATCATGCGATGTAAGCAGAGGAGTGATAGAAAAGTATGAGAGTGGGAAGGATGAAGTGAGACTCACCCAACAAAAAAAGTATTGGTTCATTTGTAATGTAGCTGGTCATTGCCTTGGAGGAATGAGGTTTAACATTGATGTCAAAGCATCCACTTCTGTTCCTGTTCCTGTTCCTGATACTAATTCTACTTCATCCCCACCAACTGAACAACCCCCACCACCTCATTCACCtgcattttctatttcttttgacAGGTGGACCTTTTTGTTGTACCTTCTCgcatttctaaatttattcaatttgtaG
- the LOC8283678 gene encoding transcription factor ABORTED MICROSPORES isoform X2, whose product MPLLARYNYIMNLFQNIMERLRPLVGSKGWDYCILWKLTEDQRYLEWMGCCCGGAGNTQANGGEELQFPVSSVLPCRDIIFQHPTSKSCELLAQLPSSLSLDSGIHAQALISNEPRWINFSNNSDLSVVGGTVGTRALIPVPGGLLELFVTKQVSEDQYVIDFVTTQYNILMEQEAMINSTNINTSFADHNNEEKDNFNNNQFQEAPVAPAAEAVLENLNLPYGASANSSNGLQNQADAAALHKTMMMNTNSESIRMKYIESSSANKEEQVNNDKDSIKMENGRSDSISDCSDQIDDENSTKYRRRTGSGPPAKNIDAERRRRKRLNGRLYDLRALVPKISNLNKASILGDAIEFVKELQKQAKELQDELEEHSDDDQVAKNGIHNNIPQEMLNQNGGIVNGFLVGSSEVVSCSKLNHKPETSHDKGQQMEVQVEVAQIDGNKFFVKVFCEHKTGGFMKLMEALDCLGLEVTNANVTSFRGLVSIVFKVEKKDSEMVQADYVRESLLELTRDPPRGWPEMAKASEIGSAMDYHHLHMHNGHTTSNHHHIHRLHH is encoded by the exons ATGCCATTGCTAGCCAG GTATAATtacattatgaatttatttcaaaatatcatGGAGAGACTGAGGCCTCTTGTTGGATCCAAAGGCTGGGATTACTGTATTCTTTGGAAATTGACTGAAGACCAAAG GTATCTTGAGTGGATGGGCTGTTGTTGTGGTGGGGCTGGGAACACACAGGCTAATGGTGGAGAAGAACTCCAGTTTCCTGTTTCTTCAGTCCTTCCTTGTAGGGATATTATCTTCCAGCACCCAACCAGCAAATCCTGTGAACTGCTTGCCCAACTTCCTTCTTCCCTGTCCTTAGACTCCGG GATTCATGCACAGGCCTTGATATCAAACGAACCCAGATGGATCAACTTCTCTAATAACTCGGATTTAAGTGTTGTTGGA GGAACAGTTGGAACTAGGGCTTTGATACCAGTGCCTGGAGGACTATTAGAATTATTTGTTACTAAACaa GTATCTGAAGATCAATATGTTATAGATTTTGTAACAACTCAGTATAACATTTTAATGGAGCAAGAAGCCATGATAAATTCAACCAACATTAATACAAGTTTCGCTGATCATaacaatgaagaaaaagataacTTCAATAACAATCAATTCCAGGAGGCACCAGTTGCTCCAGCAGCAGAAGCAGTTTTAGAGAATTTGAATCTTCCATACG GAGCTTCAGCAAATTCTTCGAATGGGCTCCAAAATCAAGCAGATGCAGCTGCATTGCACAAGACCATGATGATGAATACTAATTCAGAAAGCATACGCATGAAGTATATTGAATCCTCATCAGCAAACAAAGAGGAGCAGGTTAACAATGACAAGGACTCAATTAAAATGGAGAATGGGAGATCGGATTCGATCTCTGATTGCAGTGATCAGATTGACGATGAGAATAGTACGAAGTATAGGAGAAGAACTGGAAGCGGTCCACCAGCCAAAAATATTGATGCAGAGAGGAGGAGAAGGAAAAGGCTTAACGGCAGGCTATATGATTTAAGGGCCTTGGTTCCCAAAATTTCAAAt CTAAATAAGGCTTCCATACTTGGAGATGCAATTGAATTTGTGAAGGAGTTGCAGAAGCAAGCTAAAGAACTTCAAGATGAGCTTGAAGAGCATTCGGATGATGATCAAGTTGCTAAAAATGGCATCCATAACAACATCCCACAAGAAATGCTGAATCAGAATGGTGGTATTGTTAATGGGTTTCTTGTGGGATCATCAGAAGTAGTTAGTTGCTCCAAACTTAATCATAAGCCAGAAACCAGTCATGACAAGGGACAGCAGATGGAG GTCCAAGTGGAAGTAGCTCAAATAGATGGAAATAAGTTCTTTGTAAAGGTATTTTGTGAGCATAAGACAGGAGGATTTATGAAACTCATGGAGGCTTTGGATTGTCTTGGGTTAGAAGTTACAAATGCCAATGTAACCAGCTTTAGAGGCCTTGTCTCAATTGTTTTCAAAGTTGAG AAAAAGGACAGCGAAATGGTTCAAGCAGACTATGTAAGAGAGTCTTTGCTAGAGCTGACACGAGACCCGCCAAGAGGATGGCCGGAAATGGCAAAAGCTTCAGAAATTGGTAGTGCCATGGACTATCACCACCTCCACATGCATAATGGCCATACCACTTCCAATCACCACCATATCCACCGCCTTCATCACTGA
- the LOC8283678 gene encoding transcription factor ABORTED MICROSPORES isoform X1, whose protein sequence is MPLLARYNYIMNLFQNIMERLRPLVGSKGWDYCILWKLTEDQRYLEWMGCCCGGAGNTQANGGEELQFPVSSVLPCRDIIFQHPTSKSCELLAQLPSSLSLDSGIHAQALISNEPRWINFSNNSDLSVVGGTVGTRALIPVPGGLLELFVTKQVSEDQYVIDFVTTQYNILMEQEAMINSTNINTSFADHNNEEKDNFNNNQFQEAPVAPAAEAVLENLNLPYGISADRIHLCSPPMNFLKQFNYSSDQENKTKSNDHIFFQGASANSSNGLQNQADAAALHKTMMMNTNSESIRMKYIESSSANKEEQVNNDKDSIKMENGRSDSISDCSDQIDDENSTKYRRRTGSGPPAKNIDAERRRRKRLNGRLYDLRALVPKISNLNKASILGDAIEFVKELQKQAKELQDELEEHSDDDQVAKNGIHNNIPQEMLNQNGGIVNGFLVGSSEVVSCSKLNHKPETSHDKGQQMEVQVEVAQIDGNKFFVKVFCEHKTGGFMKLMEALDCLGLEVTNANVTSFRGLVSIVFKVEKKDSEMVQADYVRESLLELTRDPPRGWPEMAKASEIGSAMDYHHLHMHNGHTTSNHHHIHRLHH, encoded by the exons ATGCCATTGCTAGCCAG GTATAATtacattatgaatttatttcaaaatatcatGGAGAGACTGAGGCCTCTTGTTGGATCCAAAGGCTGGGATTACTGTATTCTTTGGAAATTGACTGAAGACCAAAG GTATCTTGAGTGGATGGGCTGTTGTTGTGGTGGGGCTGGGAACACACAGGCTAATGGTGGAGAAGAACTCCAGTTTCCTGTTTCTTCAGTCCTTCCTTGTAGGGATATTATCTTCCAGCACCCAACCAGCAAATCCTGTGAACTGCTTGCCCAACTTCCTTCTTCCCTGTCCTTAGACTCCGG GATTCATGCACAGGCCTTGATATCAAACGAACCCAGATGGATCAACTTCTCTAATAACTCGGATTTAAGTGTTGTTGGA GGAACAGTTGGAACTAGGGCTTTGATACCAGTGCCTGGAGGACTATTAGAATTATTTGTTACTAAACaa GTATCTGAAGATCAATATGTTATAGATTTTGTAACAACTCAGTATAACATTTTAATGGAGCAAGAAGCCATGATAAATTCAACCAACATTAATACAAGTTTCGCTGATCATaacaatgaagaaaaagataacTTCAATAACAATCAATTCCAGGAGGCACCAGTTGCTCCAGCAGCAGAAGCAGTTTTAGAGAATTTGAATCTTCCATACGGTATCTCCGCTGATCGAATTCATCTTTGTAGTCCTCCAATGAACTTCCTGAAGCAATTCAATTACAGCAGTGATCAGGAAaacaaaactaaaagtaaTGATCATATCTTCTTTCAAGGAGCTTCAGCAAATTCTTCGAATGGGCTCCAAAATCAAGCAGATGCAGCTGCATTGCACAAGACCATGATGATGAATACTAATTCAGAAAGCATACGCATGAAGTATATTGAATCCTCATCAGCAAACAAAGAGGAGCAGGTTAACAATGACAAGGACTCAATTAAAATGGAGAATGGGAGATCGGATTCGATCTCTGATTGCAGTGATCAGATTGACGATGAGAATAGTACGAAGTATAGGAGAAGAACTGGAAGCGGTCCACCAGCCAAAAATATTGATGCAGAGAGGAGGAGAAGGAAAAGGCTTAACGGCAGGCTATATGATTTAAGGGCCTTGGTTCCCAAAATTTCAAAt CTAAATAAGGCTTCCATACTTGGAGATGCAATTGAATTTGTGAAGGAGTTGCAGAAGCAAGCTAAAGAACTTCAAGATGAGCTTGAAGAGCATTCGGATGATGATCAAGTTGCTAAAAATGGCATCCATAACAACATCCCACAAGAAATGCTGAATCAGAATGGTGGTATTGTTAATGGGTTTCTTGTGGGATCATCAGAAGTAGTTAGTTGCTCCAAACTTAATCATAAGCCAGAAACCAGTCATGACAAGGGACAGCAGATGGAG GTCCAAGTGGAAGTAGCTCAAATAGATGGAAATAAGTTCTTTGTAAAGGTATTTTGTGAGCATAAGACAGGAGGATTTATGAAACTCATGGAGGCTTTGGATTGTCTTGGGTTAGAAGTTACAAATGCCAATGTAACCAGCTTTAGAGGCCTTGTCTCAATTGTTTTCAAAGTTGAG AAAAAGGACAGCGAAATGGTTCAAGCAGACTATGTAAGAGAGTCTTTGCTAGAGCTGACACGAGACCCGCCAAGAGGATGGCCGGAAATGGCAAAAGCTTCAGAAATTGGTAGTGCCATGGACTATCACCACCTCCACATGCATAATGGCCATACCACTTCCAATCACCACCATATCCACCGCCTTCATCACTGA